The following coding sequences are from one Thiohalospira halophila DSM 15071 window:
- a CDS encoding DUF5666 domain-containing protein encodes MMPRLPRSAVHKAAIPLFMTLLAIFLAACVPQEDTTIAGNQQNDGGISGTGYSSGPVDGFGSIYVNGIRYATGDATLYIDGAKSNRDEREALGVGMVVTVTGNRDAQGDSGTAETVRYRPLLRGPVADISLDVDGLGSLTVLGRTVIIDRGTVFADRTGKGLIGPEAITTEQAVEVSGYPEGNDFRATRLAVLNDDGAIAVSGSVETATADTVTLQSETEVRYGTGTDLTDLPAAPEDWSGRVVHIRGNHSNGGLQADAITGLTGLGLELPADEDGEVEATGRVTSNWDESTASFGFNGARVTLTDRTEFEDSRKPADLKTSERIELEAEYRDGTLTAEEIEFLEEPTETAFEGALEAVGSVDPNGRVTHLTLFGVEMAVTPRTRLDLDDEGGALTAGDCVEVLLRPASNQPDGEGALALQLEREDDEGCEAEIEGTVTVVQNGGDTVVIAGVTVDLSGTGTSASVGDRLEVEGSWEGNTFQASEVEREDEEDDD; translated from the coding sequence ATGATGCCCCGCCTGCCTCGTAGTGCCGTCCACAAGGCGGCCATCCCGCTGTTCATGACCCTGCTGGCGATCTTCCTGGCCGCCTGCGTGCCCCAGGAGGACACCACCATCGCCGGTAATCAGCAGAACGACGGCGGGATCAGCGGCACCGGCTACTCCTCCGGCCCGGTGGATGGCTTCGGCAGCATCTACGTCAACGGCATCCGCTACGCCACCGGCGATGCCACGCTCTACATCGACGGGGCGAAATCCAACCGGGACGAGCGGGAAGCGCTGGGCGTCGGCATGGTGGTCACCGTCACCGGCAACCGGGACGCCCAGGGCGATTCCGGCACCGCCGAGACCGTGCGCTACCGGCCCCTGCTGCGCGGGCCGGTAGCGGACATCAGCCTGGACGTCGACGGTCTGGGGAGCCTCACCGTCCTGGGCCGCACCGTCATCATCGACCGGGGCACCGTCTTCGCCGACCGCACCGGCAAGGGTCTGATCGGCCCCGAGGCGATCACCACCGAACAAGCCGTGGAGGTCAGCGGCTACCCGGAGGGGAACGATTTCCGGGCAACACGGCTGGCAGTCCTGAACGACGACGGGGCCATCGCGGTAAGCGGGTCGGTAGAGACCGCAACGGCAGATACCGTGACCCTGCAATCCGAGACGGAGGTGCGCTACGGCACCGGAACCGACCTGACCGACCTCCCCGCGGCCCCGGAGGACTGGTCGGGACGGGTCGTCCACATCCGCGGCAACCACTCTAACGGCGGGCTCCAGGCGGACGCCATCACCGGCCTCACCGGCCTGGGGCTGGAACTCCCCGCGGATGAAGACGGCGAGGTGGAGGCCACCGGGCGCGTAACCTCGAACTGGGACGAATCGACCGCCTCCTTCGGCTTCAACGGCGCGAGGGTTACTCTCACAGACCGAACCGAATTCGAGGACAGTCGTAAACCTGCCGATCTCAAAACGAGCGAGCGGATAGAACTGGAGGCCGAATACCGGGACGGGACCCTCACCGCCGAGGAGATCGAATTCCTCGAAGAGCCCACCGAGACCGCCTTCGAGGGCGCGCTGGAAGCGGTTGGGTCCGTGGACCCCAACGGCCGCGTCACCCACCTGACCCTCTTCGGCGTGGAGATGGCCGTCACCCCGCGCACCCGGCTCGACCTGGACGACGAGGGCGGCGCGCTGACCGCCGGCGACTGCGTGGAGGTCCTCCTGCGGCCGGCCAGCAATCAGCCGGACGGCGAGGGCGCCCTGGCCCTCCAGCTCGAGCGCGAAGACGACGAGGGCTGCGAAGCCGAGATCGAGGGCACCGTCACCGTCGTCCAGAACGGGGGCGATACCGTGGTCATCGCCGGCGTTACCGTCGACCTGTCCGGAACCGGGACCTCGGCCAGCGTTGGCGACCGCCTGGAGGTGGAAGGTTCCTGGGAGGGCAACACCTTCCAGGCCTCGGAGGTCGAGCGCGAGGACGAGGAAGACGACGACTGA
- a CDS encoding BCCT family transporter produces the protein MEDPYDTDHEPGDRNINPFGLDLHNPVFIASGFLVVLFVILTLAAPGQAKEILDGAKWWSIGQFDWLFLIGANIFLIFIVALLFLPVGKIRLGGQDAKPEFSTLSWFAMLFAAGMGIGLMFWGVAEPVAYYTGWYKTPLGVEANSPEAMRMAMGATMYHWGLHPWAIYGVVALSLAFFAFNKGMPLTIRSAFYPLFGEKVWGWPGDVIDTLAVLATIFGLATSLGLGAQQAASGIGVISGGEAGLNTEIAIIVGVTAAALVSVVRGLDGGVKVLSNLNMALAGILLLFVILVGATATFFTTLFTTAVDYVTSFAALSNPFGREDEAWFHGWTVFYWAWWISWSPFVGMFIARVSRGRTVREFITAVLIVPTLVTVVWMAAFGGNGLEQASQGIGALADGLGADESMAMFQMFAEMPLSFLTSLVAVILVLVFFITSSDSGSLVIDSITAGGKIDAPQAQRIFWVVMEGLIAGVLLYVGGDKALEALQAGAVTTGLPFTVVLLLMCIGLYKGLHHERKLLGL, from the coding sequence ATGGAAGATCCTTACGATACTGACCACGAGCCGGGGGATCGCAATATCAATCCCTTCGGGCTCGACCTGCACAACCCCGTCTTCATCGCCAGCGGCTTTCTGGTCGTCCTGTTCGTCATCCTGACCCTGGCAGCGCCGGGCCAGGCCAAGGAGATCCTGGACGGGGCCAAGTGGTGGAGCATCGGCCAGTTCGACTGGCTCTTCCTCATCGGCGCCAACATCTTCCTGATCTTCATCGTCGCCCTGCTCTTCCTGCCGGTGGGCAAGATCCGCCTGGGCGGCCAGGATGCCAAGCCGGAGTTCTCCACCCTCTCCTGGTTCGCCATGCTCTTCGCCGCCGGCATGGGCATCGGCCTGATGTTCTGGGGCGTGGCCGAGCCGGTGGCCTACTACACCGGCTGGTACAAGACGCCGCTGGGTGTGGAGGCCAACTCGCCGGAGGCCATGCGCATGGCCATGGGCGCGACCATGTACCACTGGGGCCTGCACCCCTGGGCCATCTACGGCGTGGTCGCCCTCTCCCTGGCCTTCTTCGCCTTCAACAAGGGCATGCCGCTGACCATCCGCTCCGCCTTCTATCCCCTGTTCGGGGAGAAGGTCTGGGGCTGGCCCGGTGACGTCATCGACACCCTGGCGGTGCTGGCCACCATCTTCGGCCTGGCCACCTCCCTGGGTCTGGGGGCGCAGCAGGCGGCCTCCGGTATCGGCGTGATCTCCGGTGGCGAGGCCGGTCTGAATACCGAGATCGCCATCATCGTCGGCGTCACCGCCGCCGCCCTGGTCTCGGTGGTCCGCGGCCTGGACGGGGGCGTGAAGGTCCTCTCCAACCTCAACATGGCGCTGGCGGGGATCCTCCTGCTCTTCGTCATCCTGGTGGGGGCCACGGCGACCTTCTTCACCACCCTGTTCACCACCGCGGTGGACTACGTCACCAGCTTCGCGGCGCTGTCCAACCCCTTCGGGCGCGAGGACGAGGCCTGGTTCCACGGCTGGACGGTCTTCTACTGGGCCTGGTGGATCTCCTGGTCCCCCTTCGTCGGCATGTTCATCGCCCGCGTCTCCCGCGGCCGCACCGTGCGCGAGTTCATCACCGCGGTGCTCATCGTGCCGACCCTGGTGACCGTGGTCTGGATGGCCGCCTTCGGCGGTAACGGCCTGGAGCAGGCGAGCCAGGGCATCGGCGCACTGGCCGACGGCCTGGGTGCCGACGAGTCCATGGCCATGTTCCAGATGTTCGCCGAGATGCCGCTGTCCTTCCTGACCTCCCTGGTGGCGGTAATCCTGGTGCTGGTCTTCTTCATCACCAGCTCCGATTCCGGCTCCCTGGTCATCGACAGCATCACCGCCGGCGGCAAGATCGACGCCCCCCAGGCCCAGCGGATCTTCTGGGTGGTCATGGAGGGCCTCATCGCCGGCGTGCTGCTCTACGTGGGCGGTGACAAGGCGCTCGAGGCTCTGCAGGCGGGCGCGGTGACCACGGGTCTGCCCTTCACCGTCGTCCTGCTGCTCATGTGCATCGGCCTCTACAAGGGCCTGCACCACGAGCGCAAGCTGCTGGGGCTGTAA
- a CDS encoding LysR substrate-binding domain-containing protein, producing the protein MDESRNVMSQGHPLDLELLQSLVAVVDSGGFTAAGRRLHRAQSTVSAHLARLEERTGHRLLERSTLAPTPEGERLLAHAREILRHHALAWQELRAQRLGGRLRLGIPDDYLAFLPAVLAEFEERFPGVELTVECGLSVDLVGAVRTGGLDLAVVTRQPGSPGGETLRREPLRWAGAADHAAHERDPLPLALSRRGVCIFREQSLEALESAGRPWRVAYTSTGLAGLLAAVRAGLAVTVLTPSMFEPGLRALGEAEGLPPLPAVDIALHRAPGRPSEPATRLAELLQERLAWPEGPA; encoded by the coding sequence ATGGATGAATCACGCAACGTGATGAGCCAGGGCCACCCCCTGGACCTGGAACTCCTCCAGTCCCTGGTGGCGGTGGTGGACAGCGGCGGCTTCACGGCGGCGGGCCGGCGGCTGCATCGCGCCCAGTCGACGGTGAGCGCCCACCTGGCGCGGCTGGAGGAGCGCACGGGGCATCGCCTGCTGGAGCGGAGCACCCTCGCGCCGACCCCGGAGGGGGAGCGGCTGCTGGCCCACGCCCGGGAGATCCTCCGCCACCACGCCCTGGCCTGGCAGGAGCTACGCGCCCAGCGGCTCGGGGGGCGGCTGCGACTGGGGATCCCGGATGACTACCTCGCCTTCCTGCCGGCGGTCCTGGCGGAGTTCGAGGAACGCTTCCCCGGCGTGGAACTCACCGTGGAGTGCGGTCTGAGCGTGGACCTGGTGGGAGCGGTCCGCACCGGCGGGCTGGACCTGGCCGTGGTCACCCGCCAGCCCGGCAGCCCCGGGGGCGAGACCCTGCGCCGGGAGCCCCTGCGCTGGGCCGGCGCCGCTGACCACGCCGCCCATGAGCGCGATCCCCTGCCCCTGGCGCTCTCCCGTCGCGGGGTCTGCATCTTCCGGGAGCAGTCGCTGGAGGCCCTGGAGTCCGCCGGCCGCCCCTGGCGGGTGGCCTATACCAGCACCGGCCTGGCCGGGCTGCTGGCGGCGGTCCGGGCCGGCCTGGCGGTCACGGTCCTCACCCCCTCCATGTTCGAGCCGGGCCTGCGGGCCCTGGGAGAGGCGGAGGGGCTGCCCCCGCTGCCTGCAGTGGATATCGCCCTCCATCGCGCCCCCGGCCGACCCTCGGAGCCGGCCACCCGACTGGCGGAACTCCTCCAGGAACGGCTCGCCTGGCCGGAAGGCCCCGCCTGA
- a CDS encoding DMT family transporter, which produces MNASGSVRGLLAGVFTVVLWGSLPLLRRLAGLPPLQVAAIALAAAALLAGVAALFAREGDARPAPMTRKAHWLAGVGGLVGALWFYFLALGRGDPAVVTLVTYTWPLGFVVAADVLAGRRPAVAALLGAGIAFAGIAPLVAGGGGGEPTPPVAWLAGLASGASWIAFSLYLRGAGALPLSGYARLFGQAGVVALVLHLVTETTVTAAVGDWLAAALIGVGPYGVAFMAWGYALRHGPAGLLGTLTYATPVIATTALVAVGWSAPDPRLALAAIGVVGGALVASGRLPARWPRRSLRPGSAG; this is translated from the coding sequence ATGAACGCCAGCGGGAGCGTACGGGGGTTACTGGCCGGGGTTTTTACCGTGGTCCTCTGGGGGAGCCTGCCCCTGCTGCGGCGGTTGGCGGGACTGCCGCCCCTGCAGGTTGCCGCCATCGCCCTGGCCGCAGCGGCCCTGCTGGCGGGAGTGGCTGCGCTGTTCGCCCGGGAGGGGGATGCCCGACCGGCACCCATGACCCGGAAGGCCCACTGGCTGGCCGGCGTGGGCGGTCTGGTGGGCGCGCTCTGGTTCTACTTCCTCGCCCTGGGGCGGGGCGATCCGGCGGTGGTGACCCTGGTGACCTATACCTGGCCCCTGGGCTTCGTCGTCGCCGCCGATGTGCTGGCCGGTCGCCGCCCCGCGGTGGCCGCCCTGCTGGGGGCGGGGATCGCCTTTGCCGGGATCGCGCCCCTGGTGGCCGGCGGCGGAGGCGGGGAGCCCACGCCGCCGGTGGCATGGCTGGCGGGGCTGGCCAGCGGCGCCTCCTGGATCGCCTTCTCCCTCTACCTGCGCGGTGCGGGGGCGCTGCCCTTGAGCGGCTATGCGCGGCTCTTTGGCCAGGCCGGCGTTGTCGCCCTGGTCCTGCACCTGGTTACCGAGACCACTGTTACCGCGGCGGTGGGGGACTGGCTGGCCGCGGCCCTCATCGGGGTCGGCCCCTACGGGGTGGCCTTCATGGCCTGGGGCTACGCCCTGCGCCACGGCCCCGCCGGCCTGCTGGGGACGCTGACCTACGCCACTCCCGTCATCGCCACTACCGCCCTGGTGGCCGTGGGCTGGAGCGCCCCGGACCCCCGGCTGGCGCTGGCCGCCATCGGTGTGGTCGGCGGGGCGCTGGTGGCCAGTGGGCGGTTGCCGGCCCGGTGGCCGCGGCGGTCCCTGCGGCCGGGGTCAGCGGGGTGA
- a CDS encoding alanine/glycine:cation symporter family protein yields the protein MEGIVEFLHQVSSVLWTPVLLLLLLGTGLFLTIGLRFMPLRRIGYGVRMVIAGTRHDQQRGSGDITPFAALMTAQSATIGTGNIAGVATAIHLGGPGAVFWMWMTALVGMATKYAEAVLAVKYREVDERGRYVGGPMYYIRNGLGQRWAWLGGAFAVFATIAAFGIGNTVQSNSVADSLETALAIPTWVTGLVMAGLVLLVILGGIQRIARVAEKLVPVMGLLYIGAALVILALNLEGVPAGLAQIITGAFTGPAATGGAAGAGIMLAVQFGVARGLFSNEAGLGSAPIAHAAAQTDDPVRQGVVGMLGTFIDTLIVCTMTALVIVTTGVWDSGETGAELTTLAFGAGLGMEGAGQLIVAFGMAIFAFSTSLAWAYYAERCVEYLGGVRGLTVFRLIWGVALFIGAVAGLELIWALADVTLALMAMPNLIALLLLAPVVFRITRQYFERVG from the coding sequence ATGGAAGGCATCGTCGAATTCCTCCATCAGGTCAGTAGTGTCCTCTGGACCCCGGTCCTCCTGCTCCTCCTGCTGGGGACCGGCCTCTTCCTCACCATCGGTCTGCGGTTCATGCCCCTGCGGCGCATCGGTTACGGCGTGCGCATGGTCATCGCCGGGACCCGGCACGACCAGCAGCGCGGCAGCGGCGACATCACCCCCTTCGCCGCCCTGATGACGGCGCAGTCCGCCACCATCGGCACCGGCAACATCGCCGGCGTGGCCACGGCCATCCACCTGGGCGGCCCCGGCGCCGTCTTCTGGATGTGGATGACGGCGCTGGTGGGGATGGCCACCAAGTATGCCGAGGCGGTGCTGGCGGTGAAGTACCGCGAAGTGGATGAGCGCGGCCGTTACGTGGGCGGGCCCATGTACTACATCCGCAATGGCCTGGGGCAGCGCTGGGCCTGGCTGGGCGGCGCCTTCGCGGTCTTTGCCACCATCGCCGCCTTCGGCATCGGGAACACCGTCCAGTCCAATTCCGTGGCCGACTCCCTGGAGACGGCGCTGGCCATCCCCACCTGGGTGACCGGCCTGGTCATGGCCGGCCTGGTGCTGCTGGTGATCCTCGGGGGCATCCAGCGCATCGCCCGGGTGGCGGAGAAGCTGGTCCCGGTGATGGGGCTGCTCTACATCGGCGCCGCGCTGGTGATCCTGGCGCTGAATCTGGAAGGGGTCCCGGCGGGGCTGGCGCAGATCATCACCGGCGCCTTCACCGGCCCTGCCGCCACCGGGGGTGCGGCCGGCGCCGGCATCATGCTCGCCGTGCAGTTCGGCGTGGCCCGCGGCCTCTTCTCCAACGAGGCGGGGCTGGGCTCGGCCCCTATCGCCCACGCCGCCGCGCAGACCGACGACCCGGTGCGCCAGGGCGTGGTGGGTATGCTGGGGACCTTCATCGATACCCTCATCGTCTGCACCATGACCGCCCTGGTCATCGTCACCACGGGGGTCTGGGACAGCGGCGAGACCGGGGCCGAGCTGACGACCCTCGCCTTCGGCGCCGGCCTGGGCATGGAGGGCGCCGGCCAGCTCATCGTCGCCTTCGGCATGGCGATCTTTGCCTTCTCCACCTCCCTGGCCTGGGCCTACTACGCCGAGCGTTGTGTGGAGTACCTGGGCGGGGTGCGCGGCCTGACGGTCTTCCGGCTCATCTGGGGCGTGGCCCTGTTCATCGGGGCGGTGGCCGGCCTGGAGCTCATCTGGGCTCTGGCCGACGTGACCCTGGCGCTCATGGCCATGCCCAACCTCATCGCCCTGCTGCTACTGGCGCCGGTGGTCTTCCGGATCACCCGCCAGTACTTCGAACGCGTGGGCTGA